The following are encoded together in the Cicer arietinum cultivar CDC Frontier isolate Library 1 chromosome 2, Cicar.CDCFrontier_v2.0, whole genome shotgun sequence genome:
- the LOC101494335 gene encoding uncharacterized protein: MRKSVILKHSIALVTILVTICCIFIVMVTFYNLPEAKNKSNEKMGFDPITRSRKNSLQDFKLGKFGEMMVEMLPQDLAFTIFVPSEEAFKRDLRLSLNDSLKQDKFNDTYAIVSRVLGFSAVPRTICSVDLRFGEVVSYDSLSGFPLYVSKDVGGIVVVNRIRSEIVDVRKREIVVHVLDGVIMDADFEQSVLYEETEED; this comes from the coding sequence ATGAGGAAAAGTGTAATCTTGAAGCATTCGATCGCTCTTGTAACCATTCTAGTCACCATTTGCTGCATTTTCATCGTAATGGTAACTTTTTACAATCTTCCAGAAGCTAAAAACAAGAGTAATGAGAAAATGGGGTTTGACCCAATTACCAGATCTAGAAAAAATTCCTTGCAAGATTTCAAATTGGGAAAGTTTGGTGAAATGATGGTTGAAATGTTACCTCAAGATCTTGCTTTTACAATTTTTGTTCCTTCTGAGGAAGCTTTTAAGCGTGATCTGCGTTTGAGTTTGAATGATAGTTTGAAACAAGACAAGTTTAATGATACATATGCAATTGTGAGTCGTGTGTTGGGTTTCTCTGCTGTTCCTCGTACAATTTGTTCTGTTGATTTGAGGTTTGGTGAGGTTGTGTCTTATGATTCTTTGTCTGGGTTTCCATTGTATGTTTCAAAAGATGTTGGTGGAATCGTGGTTGTTAATAGGATTCGTAGTGAAATTGTAGATGTTAGAAAAAGGGAGATTGTTGTTCATGTTTTGGATGGGGTTATTATGGATGCTGATTTTGAACAATCGGTTCTATATGAGGAAACTGAGGAAGATTGA
- the LOC101494647 gene encoding 26S proteasome non-ATPase regulatory subunit 7 homolog A, with translation MDVIKTQQISWRAIEKVVVHPLVLLSIVDNYNRVAKDTRKRVVGVLLGSSFKGTVDVTNSYAVPFEEDEKDPTIWFLDHNYHESMFSMFKRINAKEHVVGWYSTGPKLRENDLDIHGLFNDYVPNPVLVIIDVEPKELGIPTKAYYAVEEVKENATQKSQKVFVHVQSEIAAHEVEEIGVEHLLRDVKDTTISTLATEVSAKLTALKGLDARLKEIRSYLDLVIDGKLPLNHEILYHLQDVFNLLPNLNVTDLIKAFAVKTNDMMLVIYLSSLIRSVIALHNLINNKMLNKEHEREEDSKSVPVPSVPSTAGN, from the exons ATGGATGTGATAAAGACGCAACAAATATCATGGAGAGCGATTGAGAAAGTTGTTGTTCACCCTTTAGTTTTGCTTAGCATAGTTGATAATTACAACAGAGTCGCCAAAGATACTCGCAAACGTGTCGTCGGTGTCTTGCTAGGTTCATCTTTCAAAGGCACCGTTGATGTTACCAACAGCTACGCCG TGCCATTTGAAGAAGACGAAAAGGATCCTACTATTTGGTTTCTTGATCACAATTACCATGAATCAATGTTCTCCATGTTTAAGAGAATCAATG CTAAGGAGCATGTTGTGGGATGGTATAGCACTGGACCAAAACTGCGGGAAAATGACCTTGACATTCATGGTTTATTCAATGA CTATGTTCCAAATCCTGTTTTGGTTATAATTGATGTCGAACCTAAGGAGTTGGGAATTCCTACAAAAGCTTATTATGCTGTTGAAGAAGTTAAAGAG AATGCCACTCAGAAAAGCCAAAAGGTCTTTGTTCATGTGCAATCTGAAATTGCTGCTCATGAAGTTGAGGAAATAG GAGTGGAACACTTGCTCAGAGATGTGAAGGATACAACCATTAGCACTCTTGCAACAGAG GTAAGTGCAAAACTCACGGCCTTGAAAGGTTTGGATGCAAGACTCAAAGAAATAAGAAGTTACCTTGACCTTGTCATTGATGGAAAGCTTCCTCTAAACCATGAGATCCTCTACCATTTGCAG gACGTATTCAACCTGCTGCCAAATCTTAATGTCACTGATTTGATCAAGGCTTTTGCAG TGAAAACAAATGATATGATGCTAGTAATATACCTATCGTCTCTCATTAGAAGTGTAATTGCTCTCCACAACTTGATTAACAACAAG ATGCTCAACAAAGAACATGAAAGGGAAGAAGACTCAAAATCAGTGCCTGTACCAAGTGTACCAAGCACAGCAGGAAATTGA